In Ruegeria sp. YS9, the genomic window TTTCGATCCCTTATCCCCATTCGGTGGAGATCCAGAAACAAGGGTGACGGCTCCCGCCCGTCGATCGGGCATTCGAAAATGCCCTCCTCCCGTTGGGCCGGGCACCGCGCAAGGGCGCGGTGCCCTTTTCTTTGTTCAAACCGTCGCCTCGAGTCCGACCGCGCCACGCCTGCGGCGTGGCGCTATGCCCAACGCTGGAAATCGCTTTTCAAAAGCGATTTCAGGGGCGGGAGTGTTTACGACTTGACGATCACGTTGGGTGAAACAACGTCGATACCAAGGGCCTTGCCGACCGCATAGTAGGTCAGCTTGCCAGCGTGGACGTTCAGGCCTTCCAGCAGATGCGGATCGTCCTGACACGCCTGTTTCCAGCCTTTATCCGCCAGAGACAGCATGAATGGCATCGTGGCGTTGCCCAGGGCGATGGTCGAGGTGCGCGCAACGGCGCCCGGCATGTTGGCAACGCAGTAGTGCATGATGCCATCGACATCGTAGATCGGATCGGCATGGGTGGTGGCTTTTGACGTCTCGAAGCACCCACCCTGGTCGATGGCAACATCGACAAGTACGGCACCGGGTTTCATCGTCGACAGCTGAGCTCGCGAGACAAGTTTCGGAGCCGCAGCGCCGGGGATCAGAACGGCACCGATGACCATATCGGCATCCTGGATCAGCTCGGCCGTGGCGCCTGCGGTCGAATACTGGTTCTTGAAGGTTCCGCCAAAGACGTCATCCAGATAGCGCAGCCGCGGCAAGGAGCGATCCAGAACGGTGACATCCGCGCCCATTCCGGCAGCGATCTTCGCCGCATGGGTCCCTACGACGCCGCCGCCGATAACGACCACTTTGGCAGGGCCGACACCGGGTACGCCACCCATCAGAACGCCGCGCCCGCCATTGGCCTTTTGCAGTGTCCACGACCCGACCTGAGGGGCCAGGCGACCGGCGACTTCGGACATCGGTGCCAGCAGAGGCAGGCCGCCGTTCGCGTCGGTTACGGTCTCATAGGCGATGGCAGTACAACCCGATTCCAGCAGGTCATGCGTTTGATCCGGGTCCGGAGCCAGGTGCAGATAAGTGAACAGCAGCTGCCCTTCGCGCAGCATCTTGCGTTCCACGGCCTGGGGTTCCTTGACCTTCACGATCATGTCGGCGGTGGCAAATACTTCCTCCGCAGTGTCGATGATATGCGCGCCTGCCGCGACATAGGCGTCATTGTCGAAACCTGCGCCGATGCCTGCACCGGATTCGATAAGGACTTCGTGACCACGTGCAACAGCTTCCTGAGCAGCATTGGGCGTCATCCCGACGCGGAATTCCTGGGGTTTGATTTCCTTGGGGCAACCGATCTTCATGGGGGTCTCCGTTCATAAACTGCCTAAATTATGTGCATTTTCAGTGCAATTTCTGTGAAAGAAAACGTGTCAATGCGGTTTTCTTTGGAAGAATTTCGCGTAGTTTACAAAAATCATGCAAAGGAATTGCAGCAATGAGCTTGGACGCGACTGATCGAAAGATTCTGGCGGCACTTCAGAAAAACGGCAGGATGTCGAATTCGGAGTTGTCTGAACAGGTCAACCTGTCTCCGTCCGCTTGCCACCGGCGCGTACAAAGGCTTGAGGTTGACGGGTATATCCGCAACTACGTGGCTTTGCTGGATGCCCGGAAGATGAACGTGCCGACAACGGTCTTTGTCGAGATCACGCTACAGGGTCAGGCCGAAGAGGTTCTGGATGCGTTTGAAAAAGCGGTGGCCCGGATCCCGGATGTGCTGGAATGCCATCTGATGGCCGGTACGGCGGATTACATTCTGAAAGTCGTGGCGGAAAACACCGAAGATTTCGCCCGCATCCATCGCCAATACCTGTCGCGCTTGCCCGGGGTGGCGCAAATGCAAAGCTCGTTTGCCCTGCGTACCGTGTTCAAGACCACTGCCTTGCCCGTGTGATTTTCATAAGGGGCCAGGATAGGTGAACAGAAAAAGGTGGGTCAGGTTGAAGCCGAAATGCATCGCAACAGGTACCCACAGGCGCCTGGTTGCATAGTATCCCAATCCGCAGGCCAGCCCGAGAATGGAAGCAAAACCCACGAGCGCCGGACCTCCGGCGAAATGGGCCAGTCCGAACAGCAGGCCGGCAGCGATCACCCAGGGTGACATCAATCCTGTCACCGAGGCAATGCTGATGAACAAAACCAGCAACGACAAGCCGATGCCTGTCCGCCGGGCCAGCGCCATCAATTGCGCTGATATCAGAACAAGCCAGGGCCAGATCGCGAGCAACGCGGAAAGAAGGAATGTCACAATCGTCTCATCTGTTTCACGCACCCCGTGATGCCGCACCAAAACGAGGCAATGCAAGCAGCCATGGTGAAGCGCAATGCATTGCGTCAATTCAGACGCTTGTATCCCGCGGGCCAGATGTACAAATTCAGGGGAAAGACCGTATACCCGCGCTGGACCTGATTTGCAGGCGTGACAACAGCCGCAGGACTCGTGACCCTCGCATCAATTTATCTGATGACATCAGGTGGTTACACGGGTCCGATATGGTCCGAACCCGAAGACCGAGAAGGAGCTGACCTTGGACAACGAAAACACTGGCGCCCCCAAAGACTGGCTGGAAGCCGAGCTCGAGGATACGCTGGACGAAGATTTCGAGATAGAATTCAGTGAGCCGATGCTGTCGATGGAAGTCCGGAAAATCTATCGGGAACAGCATCCGGACATGTTGGATCGCAAGGTTTACTTCCGCAACCTGCTGCGCCTGCAAGCCGAACTGATCAAGGTTCAGGACTGGGTACAGCATACCGGGGCCAAGGTCTGTATCCTGTTTGAAGGCCGTGACAGTGCCGGTAAAGGGGGTGTGATCAAGCGGATCACCCAGCGTCTGAACCCGCGCGTGGCGCGCGTGGTCGCGTTGCCGGCACCCAGCCGCCGCGAACAAAGCCAGTGGTATTTCCAGCGCTATGTACCGCATCTGCCGGCGGCGGGAGAAATCGTTCTGTTCGACCGCTCGTGGTACAACCGGGCGGGGGTCGAGCGGGTGATGGGTTTTGCGTCCGAGGACCAGGTTGAACAGTTCTTTCAGGACGTCCCCGAATTCGAACGGATGCTGGTGCGGTCAGGGATCATTCTGCTGAAATACTGGTTCTCGATCACGGACGAGGAACAGCAGTTGCGATTCCTCATGCGTATTCACGATCCGATGAAACAATGGAAGCTGTCGCCGATGGATCTGGAATCCCGCATCCGCTGGGAATCCTACACAAAGGCAAAAGAGGATATGCTTTTCCGAACCAATATTCCCGAGGCCCCGTGGTACATCGTCGAGGGCAATGACAAGAAACGCGAAAGGCTGAACTGTATCGAGCATCTTTTGACAAAAATCCCGTACGAGGACGTGCCTCAGGAAAAGGTCAATCTGCCCGACCGCAAGTACAACCCGGAATACGAACGCCGCGTTTTGCCGGATGAGCTTTACGTACCAAAGATCTATTGAAGCAAAATCAGGCTCTGAGCCGGAATATGCGAGGCCGACACGGCCGGCCTCCCACAGGGTCAACTGATCAGGCTGCATCCATCATGCAGTCAAAGTGGAAGAAGTTGACCATTGTGATGTCACAGTCATCGACGTCGGCGGTTTCGGTGCCCGCAGGCTCGGATTCCGTTTCCGGCGTGGCGTCGGCGGTCGGCATCATGTCGATATCATCGGTGTCTGCCACGTCCGTGTCGCCGTTCACATCGTCACCCCAGTTGAACTCGTCAAACTGCGCTTGCAGGTTTTCGAGGAAACTGGCGATTTCATCCAGGAAAGCCTGAACGTCAAAGCAGAATGCTTCGGGCTCACCGCCATCAACCACTTCGGTGTCCGGCGTTTCGGGTTCCGGCTCTTCGGTTTCGGTGACGTCGGTATCTGGTGCATCGGGTGTTGGTTCTTCGGTTCCGGGCATTTCGGGTTCCGGTTCCTCGGTCTCGGTGACGTCAGTATCCGGCGTTTCGGGCTCCGGCTCTTCGGTCTCGGTGACGTCGGTGTCTGGTGTCTCGGGTGTAGGCTCTTCGGTTCCGGGAGTCTCAGTTCCTGGCTCTTCGGTTTCGGTGACGTCAGTGTCCGGAGTTTCGACTTCCGGCTCTTCTGGTACGGCAACTTCGTCCGGCGTGGTTGGCGGAACGGGCGGTGTGTTCGTATTGCCGTTGTCCAGCATGACTGCCGCGTCGGTTGCGGCAAAGTTCTGGGTGACCATCACCGCATCAAAGCCCTGCATGTCACCGGTTTCGACGCCGATCCCGATATATTTGAAATCCGGATTCAGGATATTGGCGCGGTGGCCCGGGCTGTTCATCAGGTTCTGGTGCAACTGCGCCACGTCATCGCTGATGCCGGGCTGCCCGCGTTCGGACTGCCATGCGATGTTTTCGCCGGTCCGCCAGTTTCCCTCAAGATCGAATCCGGCGTCTTGCATCCGCTGGGTTGCACTGGAACCGCCCGAACCGGTGTGACTGAACGTGTCTGTGTCCAGCATCCAGGTGCTGTGATCTTCGGATGAATCGTTCAGCTGCGTCTCAAGTTGCAGCGGGTTGAGCCCGCGGGATGTGCGTTCCTGGTTTATCAGCCCCAGCATCTCGCGTTCGAATGTACTTGCAGTCGACATTTTTGCCTCCGTTTGTGTTTGTGTCCTTCCGGACGGGCTCACTTAGAGGTGGGGGTGTCGACGGTGGTAGGGGGCGGTTCACTTCAGGCGAGTTTTGGCAACCCGATGCTACCGATGCGGGATTCGCTGCGCTGCAAAATGCCGGGCAAAATGTTGCTGGTGAGGAAATGGCGGCTTGTCGCACAGCCGGTACCACGAGTCGGCGGATTGAAACCGATCCCCGAAACGACAAACCCCCGGGCGATGCCTCGGGGGTCGTCAAATAGTGTCATCCAAAGCTGGACGAGGAAAGTCTTAGAGCAGACCTTCGCGCTGTGCTTTCTTGCGTGCCAGTTTACGGGCACGACGGATCGCTTCAGCCTTCTCGCGCGCTTTTTTCTCGGACGGTTTCTCGAAATGTTGCTTCAGCTTCATTTCACGGAACACGCCTTCGCGCTGCAGCTTTTTCTTCAGGGCACGAAGCGCCTGATCGACGTTGTTGTCGCGAACACTAACCTGCATGTGGTTGTCACCACCTTTCTAGATAGAGTTGCAAGGAAATTGCAGGAGTTGGCCGTATAGCAAAGCCGCTCTAACTTGTCTAGTACTGGGGCCGACAACCGGAGAACCGCCATGACGACCACATATGAAGATGCAAAACAGCAGCTTTTGGATGCAATGCTGATCCATGTTCCCTTCGATGGGTGGTCGGAATCCAGTTTCCGCGCCTCCATTTCCGACTGTGGTCTGGATGACGGCCTGGCGCGCGCGATCTGTCCGCGTGGGGCGGTAGATCTGGCGCTGGCGTACCACGCGCGCGGCGATCAGGCGATGCTGGACCGCATCAAGTCCGAGGACCTGAGCGGGCTGAAATTCCGTGACAGGATTGCCGCTGCGGTTCGGTTCCGGTTGCAGGCCGTCGAGGACAAAGAGCTGGTGCGCCGGGGCATGACACTGTTTTCCCTGCCGACACATGCAGCAGATGGTGCCAGGGCGGTTTGGCAGACCTGCGATCTGATCTGGGATGCGCTGGGCGACACCTCGGATGATGTGAACTGGTACACGAAACGGGCCACTTTGTCGGGTGTCTATTCCTCGACGCTGCTGTTCTGGCTGGGCGATGACAGCCCGGATCATCAGCGCACGTGGGAGTTTCTGGATCGCCGGATCGCTAATGTCATGGAGTTTGAAAAGTTCAAGGCACAGATGCGCGACAACCCGGTGTTGAAACCGTTTCTGGCGGTTCCGAACTGGCTGGCGGGTCAGGTGAAGGCTCCGGTAAAAATGCGGGCCGATCTTCCGGGGATGCTGAACCCCCGAAAGTAGCGCGTCTTGGTGCTGGGCCTTGGCCCTGATGCCTGTTAGGCATTGGGCAAAGGAGGTGCCTATGACCCAGATGATGCGCGCTGTTGAGATCACCGAACCGGGTGGTCCCGATGTTTTGCAACTGACCGAGCGTCCGATTCCCGAACCGGGTGCAGGGCAGGTCGTTCTGAAAGTGGCCTATGCCGGGGTGAACCGCCCGGATGCGTTGCAGCGCGCGGGCGCTTACGATCCGCCGCCCGGTGCCAGCGACATGCCGGGGCTTGAGGCTTCGGGCGAAGTGGTCTCGGTCGGGGCCGGGGTCGAAGGACTGTCCGTCGGCGATCAGGTCTGTGCGTTGCTGCCGGGAGGTGGCTATGCCGAATATGTCGCCACCCCTGCGGCCCATTGCCTGCCGGTCCCTGCCGGCATGGGACTGAAAGAGGCGGCCTGCCTGCCCGAGACCTTTTTCACCGTCTGGTCCAACGTGTTCACGCGGGGCGGGCTGAAAGCAGGCGAGAGATTTCTGGTCCATGGTGGCTCGAGCGGGATTGGCACGACGGCCATCCAGTTGGCCAATGCTTTTGGTGCCCGCGTTTTTGCCACCGCAGGGTCGGATGAAAAATGCGAGGCTTGCGTCAAATTGGGTGCGGAAAGGGCGATCAACTACCGCGATGAGGACTTTGTGGCCGTCATGCGGGCCGAAGGCGGGGCAAACCTGATCCTCGACATGGTCGGTGGCGACTATATCCCGCGCAACGTCAAAGCTCTGGCCGAGGATGGGCGGCTGGTCCAGATCGCGTTTCTGCAAGGCCCGGTGGTCGAGCTGAACTTTGCCCTGATGATGGTCAAGCGCCTGACCCTGACCGGCAGCACCCTGCGCCCGCAAAGCGATCTGGCCAAGGCCCGGATTGCGCAGGACCTGCGCGAAGCTGTCTGGCCTCTGCTTGAGGCCGGCAAGGTTGCGCCTGTCATGGACAGCGAGTTTGATCTGGCCGAGGCTGCCGCCGCCCATGCACGCATGGAAAGCTCGGGCCATATTGGCAAGATCGTTCTGAACGTCGCGGGCTGAACTCTGCGCGCGCGGGGCAGACCCGCGCGTTCACGCAACCGCGCGGCGGTACAGGTGCCATGTGGCATGACCCAGAACCGGCATCACTATGATCAGGCCCAACAGCATCGGCAGGGCTCCCAGAAACAGAAGGGCCGCCACGATGAACCCCCAAGTCAAGATGACGCCGGGGTTGTGACGCAACACGCGAAACGACGTCACGACCGCCACCGGCAATCCGACTTGCCGGTCCAGAAGCAACGGAAAGCTGACGACGCTGACGGCCAGAGCGCAAAGAGCGAATACGAAACCAACGGCGAGTCCGACAACCATCATGGTCCAGCCGGCAGTCGTCGTGAAAGCCTGCGTGGCAAAAGTGCCAAGTGATGCGGGGGCTTCAGGCCCCATTGTATGCGTATAGATGCTCTGGGCCACCATCAGCCAGATCAGCAGAAGCATCACCAGATAGAAGCCCAAAACCAGAATTGCGCCGAATGCCGGTGAGCGGAATACGCCGAACGCATCCAGCCAATGCACCGTGCTGCCTTGTTCACGTTTGCGGCTGATCTCGTACAAACCCACAGCTGCCACCGGACCGATCAAGGCAAAACCTGCGACCAGAGGCGCCAGAAGCGGAACCATGTTGACGTTCAGGGCGAAGCCGAACATCAAAAGCCCCGCGATCGGGTAGATCAACACAATGAATATGGCATCCGCCCGTGTTTCGACAAAGTCGTGATACCCCGCCCGCAGGCAAGCGCGCAGATCCTGCACCGTCAATGTCTGCACCATCGGCAAGTGTTTGGTATCTGCGCTTCCGAGTTGTGAAACGCTATCCGAGACATGATCACTGGCCGCCCCCAGATTCCGGGCGGCCCAACTGATCGGATTTCCGATTGTTTTAGCCATTTTCATCCCCTTTCCTGGCGAGAATTGCGCCGCGGAATGGATCCGGCATTTGGTTGTCCGCGGCCGGACCAGCCGACAACGCCTGGTCGCAGTATAGCACAGTTTGGCGGAATCCTGATCAACACTGTGGCACCAGACGGATTGCCCTGCATTGCAGTCATGTTAGCTTGATGTCAGGCAAGAGGAGGTCAGGATGCAGACAACAGCGAAAACGGTGGTATTGCACGAATTCGGCGGGCCCGAGGTGTTGCGGATCGAAGACAGGCCATTGGGCGATCCCGGACCGGGTGAAATACGTATCCGCCATCATGCCTGCGGTCATAATTTCATCGATGTTTATCAACGCACTGGATTGTATCCCCTGGAACTCCCCCATGCTTTGGGGATGGAAGCGGCGGGTGTCGTCGAGGCCGTCGGGGACGGGGTAACGCACCTGCAACCCGGTCAACGGGCCGCGTATGCGGCAGCCCCGCCCGGCGCGTATTGCGAGGCCCGCGTCATGCCTGCGGCACAGGTGTGCCCTCTGCCGGACGACATCTCTTTCGACGCTGCCGCGGCAATGATGTTGAAGGGCTTGACGGTTGAGTACCTGTTTCACCGAACCACTCCGATGAAACGCGGGGATACTGTGCTGTTCCATGCAGCGGCGGGCGGGGTCGGACTGATCGCCTGCCAATGGGCGAAATCCGAAGGGATCACCCTGATTGGTACGGCGGGGACCGACGAGAAATGCAGCCTCGCCCGGTTCAACGGGGCTGCGCATTGCATCAACTATCGGTCCGAGAATTTCGCCGAACGGGTGGCCGATATCACCAAAGGCAAGGGCGTGGACGTGGTGATGGATTCCGTCGGGGCGGACACGTTCGAAGGGTCGCTGAACTGCCTGAAACCCTTGGGGATGATGATTTCCTTCGGCAACGCGTCCGGGCCGGTGCCGCCATTCGATATCGGTGTTCTGGGTCGGAAAGGATCGCTCAAGATCACCCGACCCACCTTGTTCACCCATATTGCGGACCACTCCGTATGTCAGGCAATGGCGCGCCGCTTGTTCGGCAAGGTCGAGGGCAGAGAGGTCAAGATCCACATCGATCAGCGCTTTGCGCTGGATCAGGTAGCCGATGCACATCGCGCGTTGGAAGCGCGGCAGACGACCGGCAGTACGATTCTGGACCTTTGATGCGAAACCCGGCCTGTCAGGCCGGGTTCAACTTTATCCGGAGTGCCGTTCAGAACCTGTAAGAGACACGAACCTGCAATGTGGTTGCGTCGACATCCACATTGTTTCCGTTGAAGTTATCGAATTCGTGGTACAGCAGCTCTCCGCCAATGCTGACATTCGGGGCCACGATCTGTTCATAGCCTGCGCCGATGAACCACCCGTCATCACTGCCCAGAGTGTCGGTGCCCGCTTCGGCGTAGCCTGCCGTGCCGTACAGCAAACCTTGCGGGTTTACCTTGTAGCCGGCGCGCGCTTTCAACCGCCAGACATCTTCAACAGTTGCCGCGCCGGACAGGCCCACGTCAGTCCAGTCATAGTCAAAACCGCCGCCAACGACCCAGTCGCCCAGATCATAGTCGTAACCCAGGATGATACCACCGATTACGCCATCGCCGTCGACCCCGGACAGGCTGGTGTCCACATCGGCATAACCCAGTTGCAGACCGCCATAAAACCCGGTCCAGTTGCCCGAGGATTGCGCCATTGCCGATCCCGCGACCACGGTTGCGACAGTGGTGATGAGAGCCAATTTCAAAGTCATCTCATTTCCTTTCGATTGTCACTCTGCTCAAGTGAAATTCAGTTCACCTATGCAGACCATTACGATCCGCTCGCGTTATCGGATCAGTGATACCTACGAATTCCAGCCCGTATTCTGGCGTTGAAACAAAAAACAGACACGCCGGTGCCCTCTGAAAACGGCCACTTCTGATAAAGATGAGATAGGACGAAATGAGAGGTCTTCAAACGACATGCGGCGGCGGAACATTCCGCCGCCGACACGTCTGAAAGTTTCAGCGGGTTATTGCTTCTGCAATTCAGCAGGGGTCTTGTCCGCGATGTCTTCCCATTTTGCGCCCGCGCTTTCGATAAAGCCCGGGATGTCGCCTTCCCAGCGTTCCTGGATGTCTTCCGACAGGTTCAGGTACAGCTTGTTGTCGACGATTTTCCAGTAGTTCGGGTCGCCGTCGAACTTGAAGCCCATGGCTGTGCCAAAGGCACAGTAGCCCCCGTAGGCAGGCAGGTAGGCTTCCGGGTTGGCTTCGAAGGCGGCTTTGTTTTCCTCGGACGAGAAACGGTACAGCGCATCGTCGTGCAGCGCGGTGATGCGATAGTCGCCCTTGGTGGCTTCACCAACGGTGAAATAGGCAACCGGGTCATAACCCTGCATGGCCAGACCGGTCGAGCTTGCGTTGATGTCCACACCAGCGGCCAGAGCGGATGTTGCCAGTGCAACGGACAGAGCGACGCCACCGATCAGAGATTTAAACTTGTTCATTGTTCCACCTTTCGTGAAAGGAGCCTCGTCAGTGTGCCGATCGAGGGCCCCGGATTGTTGTCCTGTGTGGCCCGTAATTGACCGTCACGACAGCGATCTGGGAAGCAGGCGGATCACGTTCAAAACAATGAATCGTGATTGTGCGCCAGAGAGGAGCGTCTGTTCAAAAATGCAGACCTGACATTACGCGTCCGGTTCAAAATCCAGAACAAACGCGATGACTTTGCAGGCCGCCATTTCACAAGGCTTCAACAGGGCGCCGCTGAGGCGTGTCTGATACAGGTTCATGCTGATATAGTCGGTGCCGCCCAATTCGTGCGCAACCAGCTTGTGGGATTTCCCCTTTGCCATCTGTTGGCGCACGACGACATAGCGCCGATCCCCCGATGAACCGGTAAAACTGCCTTCGGGCAGCGCGAAAAACGCGGAAACGAAAGCGTCCGGCGGTGTCACGACTTTCCGATTTTCGGTTCAGTCCCGGCCTTGATCCGTGCGACGTTGGTGCTGTGACGCCAATAGATCAGAAGGGTCAGGATAATCCCCAGGATAAAGGATTGTCCGTTTGTCAAAACCAGCACCCAGGTCGTTGAAAGCGCGGCCGCGGCCAGCGCGCCGACCGAAGATATCCGCCAGATCGCCGCCGCCACCAACCAGCTGAGACAGCACGCAACTCCGACGCGCCAGTCCAGCGCCAGCCAGAGGCCCAGAAAGGTGGCCACGCCTTTCCCGCCCTTGAAACCCAGCCAGATGGGAAAGCAATGACCCAGAAAGGCAAAAAGGGCTGCGATCTGTGCGGCGTCTTCTCCGGCATAAGCACGGGCAATCAGAACCGCCACCGCGCCCTTGGCCGCGTCGAACAGCAAGGTCAGCGCCGCGGCGGCTTTGTTGCCGGTGCGCAGGACGTTGGTTGCGCCGATATTTCCGGATCCGATTTCGCGCAGATTTCCCAACCCCATGACCTTGGCAAGCAGCAGGCCGAAGGGAACGGAGCCCATCAGATATCCAACCACCGCCCACTGGAGCAAGTCGCTAGTCGAGTTGTCGATCGGGGGCATCAGGAACTCCGGAACACTTCTTTACCTGCAACATAGGTCGAAATGACCTTACCTTGCATCCGCTGGCCGTCAAATGGAGTGTTCTGAGATTTGGATTTTAAGGCAAAGCGATCAAGCACAAAAGGCACATCCGGGTCGAACAGAACCAGATCCGCCGGGGCGCCTTCCGACAATCGGCCGCTTTCCAGACCAAGCCGTTTGGCCGGGTTCAATGCCATCGCCCGGAACAGTGTTGGCAGGTCCAACTGGTCGGCATGATACAGGCGCAATGCCGCAGGCAACAGCGTTTCCAGCGCCACCGCGCCCGAGGCGGCTTCTTCGAACGGCAGCCGTTTGCTTTCCTCGTCCTGCGGTGTGTGCATCGAACTGATCGTGTCGATCAGACCGGTTCGCACCGCCTCGATCACCGCCTGCCGGTCATCCTCGGACCGCAACGGAGGCTTGACCTTGAAGAAGGTGCGATAGTCGGCCACGTCCAGCTCGTTCAGCGTCAGGTGATGGATCGAGGTGCCGGCAGTGATGTCCAGCCCGTTGCGCTTGGCCCGTTCCAGCGCAGGCAGGGCGCGGGCGGTGGTGATCTGGTCGGCGTGATAGGCCGCGCCCGTCATTTCCAACAGCGCGATGTCACGGTCCAGCCCCATGCGCTCGGCCATGGGCGAGACCGCAGGCAATCCGCGCAAGGCGGCGAATTTGCCGCTGGTGGCCGCGGCGCCATGGCTCAGGCCCGGATCTTGCGGGTGGGCAATCACCAGCGCGCCGCAGGATTTCGCATAGGTCAGTGCGCGGGAAAACACCTTGGTATTGGTGATGACGTGATCGCAATCGGTAAAGGCCACGGCGCCTGCGTCCTGCAAGAACCCGATTTCCGTCATCTCACGCCCTTCGCGCCCCTTGGTCAGCGCGGCCATCGGCAGCACGTTGACCGGTGCATCCGCCTGAGCACGCCGGGTCGCGAATTCCAGCGTTTCCGGTGTATCGACCGCCGGCAGTGTATCCGGGCGGGTGACGATGGTGGTCACACCACCGGCCGCGGCAGCGAGACCCGCGGATTTGTAGCTTTCCTTGTGCCGCTCGCCCGGCTCGCAGACCTTGACGCCGATATCCACGATGCCGGGGGCGAGGCACTTGCCGCCGCAGTCGATGACCTGAGCGTCAGCGACGGGCGCGTCCCCGTAGCCCTTGCCCTGAATAAGGCCGTCGGCAATGTGCAGCCAGCCGGGATTGTCCGTGCCGGTTTCAGGGTCGATCAGGCGGGCATTGGTGAAGATCAGGGCGGTCATGTATGGGCCTTTCGGGCTTGGGTCAGCGCGGCCAACGCGGCATCCGGGTCGGGCAGATGGTCGAATCTGAAAAAGGGGTGGCGGTTAAAAACCACCGCAGACGGCACAGTGCGGAAATTCAGGAACCGGTTGATTTCCAGTTTCTTGGTTTTCAGTTCTTTGTTGACTTGCCACGCGTTCTGCGGCGTCACAACATAAACGCGTTGCGAGCGAACAAAGCGGTCCGCCCACATCACAAATGCCAACGCGCCCGTGCAACTGAGCAGCTTCCAGAAATCCCGCACGGTGTCGGCAAACCAGGGGCTGGCTAACCACGCCAGACCGACAGCGCCGATCAGAATCCTGTAGGACCAACCCAGATGAGGCGGAAAAAACCCGTTATGCGGCCGCCCGAACCATAGAACCTGTTCGCCCTCTGGTATCTTCTCACGCCACCATTCGTCGCTCATCCCATTGCCCTTTCAATCGCGGCTTTGGTGGCGGCCGGGTCTGACTGGTACTTGATCAGATGCTTGTCGCCGGTTTTGGTGACAACCTGGACGAAGCTGCCCATGATATTCACGGCTGTGATCTGGTTCAGCGGCACGCTGCGTCCGCCGGGACCGGTCAGCGCGGTGTCTGACAATTGCCAATTCGAGACCAGTTCTTCCGAGGCCAGATACCACGCGCGTATGCCTATGGCGGCCAGGCCAGCTGGGGCTCCGGTCCAGACGTAAGGATTGCCGATCAGCCACAGCACGGCCATCGCACCGGCCATGGCAACAGCAGCCAGCCATGCGTTGGTGCGGATATAGGCCCCCTTGTCCGGGGCGAAGATCACAGGATCAGCCATAAGATGCCTCCGATGACCACAAGCGCGACCAGTGCCAGAATGGCAGATCCGACGCGGCGGGGGGTGTCACTTGCTGTGGCGGTTTGCGGGGCGGAAAAGGGTTTGGCGCTTTCGGTTTCGATGATCCCCCCGGTCCAGTTCGTGGCCTCTTCCGTGAACAGGCCGATCAGGCGTAGGCGCGGATCGGGCTTCAGCGTCGCCGGGTGTCCGTTGAAAGCCGCGCTGCGCAGGACCATGACCCAACCGTCGACAGAGGCCAGAGTGTTCCGGTCCAACTGATCCGCAGACACGCCGCAGCCCTCGGTCAGGTAGCCGTACAGGCCGAGGTCCTCGAGGTCGGATACCGGGAAGATATCGATGTGGCTGGAATCCAGCCCGTCGACCCCAAGCACCTGATCGGCG contains:
- the ald gene encoding alanine dehydrogenase → MKIGCPKEIKPQEFRVGMTPNAAQEAVARGHEVLIESGAGIGAGFDNDAYVAAGAHIIDTAEEVFATADMIVKVKEPQAVERKMLREGQLLFTYLHLAPDPDQTHDLLESGCTAIAYETVTDANGGLPLLAPMSEVAGRLAPQVGSWTLQKANGGRGVLMGGVPGVGPAKVVVIGGGVVGTHAAKIAAGMGADVTVLDRSLPRLRYLDDVFGGTFKNQYSTAGATAELIQDADMVIGAVLIPGAAAPKLVSRAQLSTMKPGAVLVDVAIDQGGCFETSKATTHADPIYDVDGIMHYCVANMPGAVARTSTIALGNATMPFMLSLADKGWKQACQDDPHLLEGLNVHAGKLTYYAVGKALGIDVVSPNVIVKS
- a CDS encoding Lrp/AsnC family transcriptional regulator; translated protein: MSLDATDRKILAALQKNGRMSNSELSEQVNLSPSACHRRVQRLEVDGYIRNYVALLDARKMNVPTTVFVEITLQGQAEEVLDAFEKAVARIPDVLECHLMAGTADYILKVVAENTEDFARIHRQYLSRLPGVAQMQSSFALRTVFKTTALPV
- a CDS encoding CPBP family intramembrane glutamic endopeptidase, which gives rise to MTFLLSALLAIWPWLVLISAQLMALARRTGIGLSLLVLFISIASVTGLMSPWVIAAGLLFGLAHFAGGPALVGFASILGLACGLGYYATRRLWVPVAMHFGFNLTHLFLFTYPGPL
- the ppk2 gene encoding polyphosphate kinase 2, whose product is MDNENTGAPKDWLEAELEDTLDEDFEIEFSEPMLSMEVRKIYREQHPDMLDRKVYFRNLLRLQAELIKVQDWVQHTGAKVCILFEGRDSAGKGGVIKRITQRLNPRVARVVALPAPSRREQSQWYFQRYVPHLPAAGEIVLFDRSWYNRAGVERVMGFASEDQVEQFFQDVPEFERMLVRSGIILLKYWFSITDEEQQLRFLMRIHDPMKQWKLSPMDLESRIRWESYTKAKEDMLFRTNIPEAPWYIVEGNDKKRERLNCIEHLLTKIPYEDVPQEKVNLPDRKYNPEYERRVLPDELYVPKIY
- a CDS encoding CAP domain-containing protein, giving the protein MSTASTFEREMLGLINQERTSRGLNPLQLETQLNDSSEDHSTWMLDTDTFSHTGSGGSSATQRMQDAGFDLEGNWRTGENIAWQSERGQPGISDDVAQLHQNLMNSPGHRANILNPDFKYIGIGVETGDMQGFDAVMVTQNFAATDAAVMLDNGNTNTPPVPPTTPDEVAVPEEPEVETPDTDVTETEEPGTETPGTEEPTPETPDTDVTETEEPEPETPDTDVTETEEPEPEMPGTEEPTPDAPDTDVTETEEPEPETPDTEVVDGGEPEAFCFDVQAFLDEIASFLENLQAQFDEFNWGDDVNGDTDVADTDDIDMMPTADATPETESEPAGTETADVDDCDITMVNFFHFDCMMDAA
- the rpsU gene encoding 30S ribosomal protein S21 — translated: MQVSVRDNNVDQALRALKKKLQREGVFREMKLKQHFEKPSEKKAREKAEAIRRARKLARKKAQREGLL
- a CDS encoding COQ9 family protein; the encoded protein is MTTTYEDAKQQLLDAMLIHVPFDGWSESSFRASISDCGLDDGLARAICPRGAVDLALAYHARGDQAMLDRIKSEDLSGLKFRDRIAAAVRFRLQAVEDKELVRRGMTLFSLPTHAADGARAVWQTCDLIWDALGDTSDDVNWYTKRATLSGVYSSTLLFWLGDDSPDHQRTWEFLDRRIANVMEFEKFKAQMRDNPVLKPFLAVPNWLAGQVKAPVKMRADLPGMLNPRK